The following proteins are encoded in a genomic region of Ignavibacteriota bacterium:
- the recO gene encoding DNA repair protein RecO, with amino-acid sequence MIITSDAIILRAVRYGDTSKIVTALTREHGRVAVIAKGALGSKPRFGAALEPMAHSTLVYYFKESRDVQMLSQADVIEPFRRLQSDGRRLVLGFAVIEYAYMALHAGEHHPELYSLLLRTLRGIDTSEEQPGNMLLRYLVDFSDEMGFSLDMDHCARCRIDLTDERATSGPMSLALADGAFLCTPCARSVMGVELAPRLFKALRWLKSCEPDRLEALSLTPVDLHAALRILHQYIASHIQEMRAIRSLELLDALT; translated from the coding sequence ATGATCATCACCTCCGACGCAATCATCCTCCGCGCCGTCCGATACGGCGACACAAGCAAGATCGTGACCGCACTGACGCGCGAACACGGCCGTGTGGCGGTGATCGCAAAGGGGGCGCTTGGGTCAAAACCCCGGTTTGGGGCAGCTCTCGAACCGATGGCGCACAGCACACTGGTCTATTATTTCAAGGAATCCCGCGACGTGCAGATGCTGTCACAAGCCGACGTGATAGAGCCCTTTCGACGGTTGCAATCCGACGGGCGCAGACTCGTCCTCGGATTCGCTGTCATAGAGTACGCATATATGGCCCTTCACGCCGGCGAGCATCATCCCGAGTTGTATTCGCTGCTTCTCCGGACATTGCGTGGAATCGATACCTCGGAAGAGCAGCCGGGAAATATGCTGCTTCGCTACCTTGTGGATTTCAGCGATGAAATGGGATTTTCTTTGGACATGGATCACTGCGCCCGGTGCCGCATTGATCTTACTGACGAGAGGGCTACCAGTGGCCCGATGTCGCTTGCGCTTGCTGACGGCGCATTTCTCTGCACCCCATGCGCACGGAGTGTGATGGGAGTGGAACTCGCACCCCGCCTTTTTAAGGCGCTGCGATGGTTGAAAAGTTGTGAGCCGGACCGGCTCGAAGCACTCTCGTTGACGCCGGTGGACCTACATGCTGCGTTGCGGATCCTTCACCAATACATCGCATCTCATATTCAGGAAATGAGAGCAATCCGCTCTCTGGAGCTTTTAGACGCTCTCACCTGA
- the mtnA gene encoding S-methyl-5-thioribose-1-phosphate isomerase, with protein sequence MEWTGEALRYLDQTRLPHEEVRLETRDYRKVIEALRTLQLRGAPLIGIAAAYATVLAARELAGRSTGGAAFRTALLDACDNIAGARPTAVNLFWSLHQCREIIESAADPVETLAALERCATGMHDDDARRCAMIGAHGADLIPDGAGIVTHCNTGSLATGGDGTALAVLRAAHVAGKRIHVYADETRPLFQGARLTMWELARSGIPATLITDSSAAAVFRSGRAQLALTGADRIARNGDTANKIGTYSLAIVARHHGMPMYIAAPLSTFDAQTHGGEGIPIEERAETEVTHAGGVRIAPENTHAWSPAFDVTPAELVSAFITERGIIAPPFAETLAGILA encoded by the coding sequence ATGGAGTGGACCGGCGAGGCCCTGCGGTACCTCGACCAGACACGGTTGCCGCATGAGGAGGTGCGGCTGGAAACCCGGGACTACCGCAAGGTGATCGAGGCGCTCCGTACTCTGCAACTCCGCGGTGCACCCCTGATTGGTATCGCGGCAGCATATGCCACGGTGCTTGCCGCGCGTGAATTGGCAGGAAGATCGACCGGTGGGGCAGCATTTAGAACCGCCTTGCTCGACGCATGTGACAATATCGCTGGAGCACGGCCGACGGCAGTCAACCTCTTCTGGTCGTTACACCAGTGCCGAGAAATCATCGAGTCAGCCGCAGATCCCGTGGAGACCCTGGCGGCACTTGAACGATGCGCCACCGGCATGCACGACGACGACGCCCGACGTTGCGCCATGATCGGAGCGCATGGCGCGGACCTCATCCCCGATGGTGCCGGAATAGTGACACATTGCAACACGGGTTCGCTTGCAACCGGCGGCGACGGCACGGCACTCGCGGTGCTGCGCGCCGCGCACGTGGCGGGCAAGCGCATACATGTTTATGCGGATGAAACGCGTCCACTTTTCCAGGGTGCACGGCTGACCATGTGGGAACTCGCCCGTTCAGGCATACCGGCAACACTCATCACCGACAGCAGTGCCGCTGCAGTATTCCGCAGCGGCCGCGCGCAGCTCGCTCTTACCGGTGCCGACAGGATAGCACGGAACGGCGACACCGCGAATAAAATCGGGACGTACAGTCTTGCGATTGTGGCGCGCCATCATGGCATGCCCATGTACATTGCGGCCCCGCTTTCTACGTTTGATGCGCAGACGCACGGCGGCGAGGGCATTCCGATTGAGGAGCGCGCCGAGACCGAAGTGACACACGCAGGCGGAGTGCGAATCGCGCCTGAGAATACGCACGCATGGTCCCCGGCATTCGATGTCACACCTGCAGAGCTCGTCAGCGCATTCATTACAGAGCGCGGAATTATTGCCCCGCCCTTTGCCGAAACCCTTGCTGGCATTCTCGCGTAA
- a CDS encoding sugar kinase: protein MSILVVGSVALDYLETPYGTMKNALGGSATFVSIAASYFSKDVRFVGIVGGDFPEEHITYFTSRGIGLDGLVRVPDGRTFSWGGRYHDDMNTRDTLYTELGVFETFQPEIPEAWRGSDIVVLGNIHPSLQMHVLDQIRSPKLIICDTMNLWIDISRDELIETIRRVDVLILNDQEARQLTGSSNIITAGKAILGMGPSRVVVKKGEHGALLLGDGGIFSAPAFPLERIMDPTGAGDSFAGGFAGWIARDGDTSFENLKRAVIAGSTMASFCVEEFSIGGVRDLDEARIMQRYRAFHVLSQFTL from the coding sequence ATGAGTATTCTCGTCGTCGGATCTGTCGCACTTGATTACCTTGAAACGCCGTACGGCACAATGAAGAACGCCTTAGGCGGATCAGCGACGTTTGTTTCTATCGCCGCCAGTTATTTTTCGAAGGACGTGCGTTTTGTGGGAATCGTTGGCGGCGACTTTCCCGAAGAACACATAACGTACTTCACTTCCCGCGGGATAGGACTCGACGGTCTCGTACGCGTGCCAGACGGACGGACGTTCAGTTGGGGCGGCCGGTATCATGATGACATGAATACTCGCGACACGCTGTACACCGAACTCGGCGTGTTCGAGACATTTCAGCCCGAAATCCCTGAAGCGTGGCGCGGAAGCGATATCGTGGTGCTGGGCAATATCCATCCTTCGCTGCAGATGCACGTGCTCGATCAGATCCGTTCGCCCAAACTCATCATCTGTGACACGATGAACCTGTGGATCGACATCAGCCGCGACGAGCTGATCGAAACCATCCGGCGCGTCGACGTGCTGATCCTGAACGATCAGGAGGCGCGTCAGCTCACCGGTTCGTCTAACATCATCACAGCCGGCAAGGCGATACTTGGCATGGGCCCTTCACGCGTGGTGGTCAAAAAGGGCGAACACGGAGCGCTGCTTCTGGGAGACGGTGGGATTTTTTCGGCGCCCGCCTTCCCGCTTGAACGCATCATGGACCCCACAGGTGCTGGTGACAGCTTCGCGGGCGGATTTGCGGGTTGGATTGCGCGCGACGGGGATACATCGTTCGAGAACCTGAAGCGCGCGGTCATTGCCGGAAGCACCATGGCATCGTTCTGCGTGGAGGAATTCAGCATCGGCGGTGTGCGGGATCTTGACGAGGCGCGCATCATGCAGCGGTACCGCGCATTCCACGTACTGTCTCAATTCACCCTGTAG
- a CDS encoding inositol monophosphatase — MNTMQTSDFLHTAIEAARAAGHVLTSHLGALKHIEAKQQQRNNLVTEADRASEHIIRDILLGRFPTHSLLGEEGGAVTGTGEYRWIVDPLDGTTNFTHGLSLFSVSIAVERAGEVLAGVVYDPMADELFAAERGSGAYLNDRKLQVSGVRDIQDAMLVTGFPYTVRENPEFCRERFVAFLHHAQAIRRLGSAALDCAYVAAGRIDGYWEVALQAWDKAAGMLLIEEAGGRVTTFDGGPLELFHPPFLGSNGHIHDVMLDILAKARDVRIQIPE; from the coding sequence ATGAACACGATGCAGACGAGCGATTTTCTTCATACCGCGATCGAGGCAGCCCGGGCAGCAGGCCACGTGCTTACCTCTCATCTTGGAGCGTTAAAACACATCGAGGCAAAACAGCAGCAGCGCAACAATCTTGTGACCGAGGCAGATCGCGCATCGGAACACATTATTCGCGACATACTACTCGGGCGGTTCCCCACACATTCGCTCCTGGGCGAGGAAGGTGGAGCCGTTACTGGTACCGGCGAATATCGGTGGATTGTGGATCCGCTTGACGGCACAACAAATTTCACCCACGGACTTTCACTGTTCAGCGTCTCGATTGCGGTGGAACGAGCCGGCGAGGTTCTCGCGGGTGTCGTCTATGATCCAATGGCGGATGAATTATTCGCAGCGGAACGCGGGAGCGGGGCGTATCTCAACGATCGAAAACTTCAGGTCAGCGGCGTGCGCGACATCCAGGACGCGATGCTTGTGACAGGATTTCCCTACACAGTCAGAGAGAACCCTGAATTTTGCCGCGAGCGGTTCGTCGCCTTCCTGCATCATGCGCAGGCGATACGCCGCCTTGGAAGCGCGGCGCTTGATTGCGCGTACGTTGCCGCGGGACGCATCGACGGCTACTGGGAAGTCGCGCTTCAGGCATGGGACAAGGCCGCGGGTATGCTGCTGATTGAGGAAGCGGGCGGCCGGGTCACCACGTTCGACGGCGGCCCGCTCGAGTTGTTTCATCCGCCCTTCCTGGGAAGCAACGGCCACATTCACGACGTGATGCTTGACATCCTGGCCAAGGCCCGAGACGTGCGCATCCAAATTCCCGAGTAA
- a CDS encoding 6-phosphofructokinase, with protein MRIGILTGGGDCPGLNAVIRAVVRKGLKDNHSILGIRNGWKGFFDDDAVELTRDSVSGIIYRGGTILGTSRTNPYKEADGEKTVMSFLERNHIDVLVPIGGEDTLGVAARLHNSGVKVIGIPKTIDNDLMGTDFTFGFDTAVNIAMEAIDRLHTTAESHNRILVVEVMGRHAGWIALYAGLAGGADVILVPEAPFNIDNVCTRLKARHDSGRNFSIVVVSEGAKFETEGDEDGSFVLSSMEKDAFGHVRLGGIGAVLASEIERRLGFETRSTVLGHIQRGGSPSAFDRVLGTRYGLHAMSLIERGVFGRMVALSGNHIVDIEINQISGALKTLDPDMLSLVDVFFD; from the coding sequence ATGAGAATTGGGATACTGACCGGCGGCGGTGATTGCCCTGGATTAAACGCCGTCATTCGCGCCGTTGTCCGCAAAGGCCTGAAAGACAATCATTCCATCCTCGGCATCCGTAACGGGTGGAAGGGTTTTTTTGATGACGACGCGGTCGAGCTCACCCGCGATTCCGTTTCGGGCATTATCTATCGCGGCGGAACGATACTGGGAACCTCCCGCACAAATCCATACAAGGAAGCGGACGGTGAAAAAACCGTCATGTCCTTCCTTGAGAGAAATCATATCGATGTGCTTGTGCCCATCGGCGGAGAGGACACGCTCGGAGTTGCAGCCCGCCTGCACAACAGCGGTGTGAAAGTAATCGGTATTCCGAAAACCATCGACAACGATTTGATGGGAACCGATTTTACTTTCGGCTTCGACACGGCTGTTAATATTGCAATGGAAGCCATCGACCGCCTCCATACCACGGCCGAGAGCCACAACCGCATTCTTGTTGTCGAGGTCATGGGACGTCACGCCGGCTGGATCGCGCTCTATGCCGGGTTGGCGGGCGGGGCTGATGTGATCCTTGTGCCCGAGGCACCATTCAACATTGACAACGTCTGTACACGCCTCAAAGCGCGTCACGACAGCGGCCGGAACTTCAGTATAGTGGTCGTCTCCGAAGGCGCGAAGTTTGAAACGGAAGGTGATGAAGACGGCAGCTTCGTGCTCAGCAGTATGGAGAAGGATGCCTTCGGGCATGTGCGTCTGGGCGGAATCGGTGCAGTCCTTGCTTCGGAAATCGAGCGCAGACTCGGTTTCGAAACGCGCAGCACCGTGCTCGGCCACATCCAGAGGGGCGGTTCACCGTCCGCGTTCGATCGTGTCCTAGGCACGCGCTACGGATTACATGCCATGTCATTGATCGAACGCGGTGTCTTCGGACGTATGGTTGCACTCAGCGGAAACCACATTGTGGATATCGAGATCAATCAGATCAGTGGCGCATTGAAAACGCTTGATCCCGATATGCTTTCTCTCGTCGACGTCTTTTTCGATTGA
- a CDS encoding alpha-amylase, with translation MNGLSLLSDRLRELASGPSPDKYLIPALWAADEGLDHVGLVEVHPREFFRDRIEAILAMPDESPAPLASGGEWSTDAVVYNMFVRLTAACDHNGDGEISLDDLDGGYRETGTFLKAIAMLPYLKRMGCNTVYLLPVTAIGQDGNKGSLGSPYAIKNPYKLDQRLSEPWLGLDVETEYAAFVEAAHRLGFRIVMEFVFRTASKDSEWIAEHPNWFYWIDASIPDRGSAPDAAAGYGNPTFSQEELQIITLRVKRNDTSSLPPPGREYRAYFTEPPAYVDLIDGRYIGTLFDDRKVRIPGAFADWPPDDVQPPWNDVTYLKMYDHPSFNYIAYNTIRVYDSRLAQIDNENRGLWNTIINIIPHYQKNFGIDGVMIDMGHALPRRLKQSIVDRARKLNPDFAFWEENFAISVKSRQEGYNAAVGYLLFDEHLPAKLREFFVTLATQDVPVPFFATAENHNTPRAASRAGGRAFSRMAAVLNAFLPAVYFVHQGFELGETSPVNTGLGFTPDEIATLPSHTLPLFSEGVLSWATTEHLAELISRVLTIRSRWHSVIVDPRKDCFHLHKAEPETTLCFSRSSVDRNHVLVVIANADCINPASMSVNIASGDSVTDALTGTTFPLVKGVLSATLEPGRVLVIELTQPPE, from the coding sequence ATGAACGGCCTCTCTCTGTTGTCCGACCGTTTGCGCGAACTGGCCTCTGGGCCCTCTCCCGACAAATATCTCATCCCAGCGCTTTGGGCTGCCGACGAGGGCCTCGACCATGTGGGTCTTGTCGAGGTTCATCCGCGGGAATTCTTCCGAGATCGCATCGAGGCGATCCTCGCGATGCCGGATGAATCGCCGGCGCCGCTTGCATCGGGTGGTGAATGGAGCACCGACGCCGTGGTCTACAACATGTTCGTGCGGCTTACTGCGGCATGTGATCATAACGGTGATGGTGAGATATCCCTCGACGATCTCGACGGGGGGTACCGCGAAACCGGCACCTTCCTGAAAGCCATTGCCATGCTCCCGTATCTGAAACGGATGGGATGTAATACGGTCTACCTTCTGCCGGTGACCGCCATCGGCCAGGATGGAAACAAGGGCTCACTCGGCTCTCCGTACGCGATTAAAAATCCGTACAAACTCGACCAACGCCTTTCCGAACCCTGGCTCGGACTCGATGTCGAGACCGAATATGCAGCCTTTGTTGAAGCGGCCCATCGGCTTGGCTTCCGCATCGTCATGGAATTCGTGTTTCGGACCGCGTCGAAGGATTCCGAATGGATCGCGGAACATCCGAATTGGTTCTATTGGATCGATGCGTCCATCCCGGATCGCGGCAGCGCGCCCGATGCCGCTGCGGGCTATGGAAATCCGACCTTTTCACAGGAAGAACTTCAGATTATCACCCTGCGAGTGAAGCGTAACGACACGAGCAGTCTGCCACCTCCGGGTCGCGAGTACCGCGCCTATTTCACGGAACCGCCTGCATATGTGGACCTGATCGATGGTCGCTACATCGGCACGTTGTTCGACGACCGAAAAGTCAGAATCCCTGGCGCATTCGCCGATTGGCCGCCGGATGATGTGCAGCCGCCTTGGAACGACGTGACATATCTGAAGATGTATGATCACCCGAGTTTCAACTACATCGCATATAACACCATCCGTGTCTACGATTCCCGCCTCGCGCAAATCGATAATGAGAACCGGGGTCTGTGGAATACTATCATCAACATCATTCCGCACTATCAGAAAAATTTCGGAATCGACGGCGTCATGATCGACATGGGGCATGCCCTTCCCAGGCGGCTGAAACAGTCGATTGTCGATCGCGCACGCAAGCTCAATCCCGACTTTGCATTTTGGGAGGAGAACTTCGCCATTTCTGTGAAATCCCGGCAGGAAGGATACAACGCAGCCGTGGGGTATCTGCTGTTCGATGAACACCTCCCGGCGAAATTGCGCGAGTTCTTTGTCACTCTTGCAACACAGGATGTTCCGGTGCCCTTCTTCGCCACTGCCGAAAATCACAATACTCCACGTGCTGCGTCGAGGGCGGGGGGGCGTGCGTTCTCGCGTATGGCCGCAGTACTGAACGCGTTCCTCCCCGCGGTGTACTTCGTGCATCAGGGATTCGAGCTCGGCGAGACCTCGCCCGTGAATACCGGACTTGGTTTTACTCCCGACGAAATCGCGACGCTGCCCTCTCACACACTGCCTCTCTTCAGCGAAGGTGTGCTATCATGGGCCACAACAGAACATCTCGCGGAGTTGATTTCAAGAGTTCTCACCATCCGGAGCCGCTGGCATTCCGTCATCGTGGACCCACGCAAGGACTGTTTCCACCTGCACAAGGCCGAACCCGAAACAACGCTCTGTTTCTCGCGCAGCTCCGTCGATCGCAATCATGTTCTCGTGGTCATTGCGAATGCCGATTGCATCAATCCGGCATCAATGAGCGTGAATATCGCCTCGGGTGATTCTGTGACCGACGCATTGACGGGAACAACGTTCCCGCTTGTGAAAGGGGTTTTGAGTGCCACACTCGAACCCGGCCGCGTACTGGTGATCGAGCTGACGCAGCCCCCTGAGTAA
- a CDS encoding phosphate ABC transporter substrate-binding protein: MKHGILKGLLLASVFVLATGFGPGDKITVKGSDTMVILAQRWAEKYMGKNNAVSIQVTGGGSGTGISALINGTTDICNASRPMKPSELKKLKERFGTLGVEIPCAKDGLSVYVNENNSVTDLTLQQIKDIYTGKITNWKQVGGKDAKIVLYSRENNSGTYVYFKDNVLKGEDYAPSCQNLPGTAAVVNAIAKDPNGIGYGGAAYGKGIRETKVNGFAPTKENIANGKYPITRYLYMYLRSKPTGAMKAYIDWILSAEGQAVVTAVGYFPVK; encoded by the coding sequence ATGAAACATGGCATTCTGAAAGGCCTCCTGCTCGCTTCGGTTTTTGTGCTGGCAACCGGATTTGGTCCGGGAGATAAAATCACTGTCAAGGGTTCCGATACCATGGTCATTCTCGCTCAACGTTGGGCGGAAAAATACATGGGTAAAAACAACGCCGTTTCCATCCAGGTTACCGGCGGCGGCTCGGGTACCGGCATTTCGGCCCTGATTAACGGTACAACCGACATTTGTAACGCGTCGCGCCCGATGAAACCCTCCGAGCTGAAAAAACTCAAGGAACGCTTCGGCACGCTCGGTGTTGAAATTCCCTGCGCAAAGGACGGTCTTTCCGTTTATGTGAACGAAAATAATTCCGTCACGGACCTTACTCTTCAGCAGATCAAGGACATTTATACCGGCAAGATCACGAACTGGAAACAGGTAGGCGGCAAGGATGCGAAAATTGTTCTCTACTCGCGCGAGAACAACTCCGGAACCTACGTGTACTTCAAGGATAACGTCCTGAAGGGTGAAGACTACGCCCCCTCGTGCCAGAATCTGCCAGGCACCGCGGCGGTTGTTAACGCAATCGCAAAAGACCCGAACGGGATCGGCTACGGTGGCGCTGCGTACGGTAAAGGCATTCGTGAAACAAAGGTGAATGGGTTTGCCCCGACGAAAGAAAACATCGCAAACGGCAAATACCCGATCACGCGCTACCTCTACATGTATCTCCGCTCCAAACCGACCGGCGCCATGAAAGCATACATTGATTGGATATTGAGCGCCGAAGGCCAGGCGGTTGTCACCGCTGTCGGGTATTTTCCGGTCAAATAA
- the pstC gene encoding phosphate ABC transporter permease subunit PstC: MAAAPDDSSHAGKPPLSHVSLLGSGGVRSEITGDPDASAVLRAPGRTANRFLVHKPLRYGKKFYIGEFVAERLIQGIAVLSIGFILAIFYYVFQESTWAFRSPEHVVASATSADESLVPESYGGESLQPESFGSGELVPETYGETPGTTDAQPTGSLEAGRAASQGLETSGNDKPVTIGQLVFANDLIDNVPRYIWQPIGRIPKYSFAPLFMGAFKVTLIGILIAAPIAILSALFTTTFAPRWMREVMKPAIEILAGFPSVVIGFFCLITVASIMQEITGSTYRLTSFVGGIGMSLAVIPIIFTVTEDAFAAVPRYMKEASIALGASRWQTAWRVVLPAATPGVFAAIILGFGRAFGETMIALMATGNAALTSWNFFESVRTMSATIGAEMAEVEFHSVHYGVLFLIGAVLFVVTFSLNAIAEFYVRKRLIKRFQGN, from the coding sequence ATGGCAGCAGCACCAGACGATTCCTCACACGCGGGCAAGCCACCGCTGTCTCACGTATCGCTTCTCGGAAGCGGCGGTGTACGGTCGGAGATTACAGGCGATCCTGATGCCTCTGCCGTTCTACGCGCACCAGGCAGAACGGCAAACCGCTTCCTGGTTCACAAACCGCTGCGATATGGAAAGAAATTCTACATCGGAGAATTTGTCGCCGAGCGGCTGATTCAGGGAATTGCCGTTCTTTCGATCGGTTTTATTCTTGCGATATTCTACTATGTCTTCCAGGAGTCGACCTGGGCCTTTCGCAGTCCTGAGCATGTTGTAGCGAGTGCAACCAGTGCTGACGAGAGTCTGGTACCGGAATCGTACGGCGGAGAATCATTGCAGCCCGAATCCTTCGGGAGTGGAGAACTGGTGCCGGAAACGTATGGCGAAACTCCGGGCACCACGGATGCACAGCCGACTGGCTCGCTCGAAGCGGGACGCGCCGCATCCCAAGGTCTCGAAACCTCAGGCAACGACAAGCCGGTTACCATCGGACAACTGGTTTTTGCAAACGACCTGATCGACAATGTGCCGCGCTATATCTGGCAACCCATCGGACGCATTCCGAAGTATAGTTTTGCGCCCCTGTTTATGGGTGCGTTCAAAGTCACTCTCATAGGCATACTCATCGCAGCTCCCATCGCAATTCTATCCGCCCTGTTTACAACCACGTTCGCACCGCGATGGATGCGCGAGGTGATGAAACCTGCTATCGAGATTCTCGCGGGGTTTCCGTCTGTGGTGATTGGCTTTTTCTGTCTCATCACCGTAGCCAGCATAATGCAGGAGATTACCGGTTCGACGTACCGCTTGACTTCCTTTGTGGGAGGAATCGGCATGTCGCTCGCGGTGATACCGATCATTTTCACGGTAACGGAAGATGCATTCGCAGCCGTGCCCAGATACATGAAGGAAGCAAGTATCGCACTGGGTGCTTCGCGCTGGCAGACGGCCTGGCGTGTCGTATTGCCGGCCGCAACACCGGGAGTTTTCGCCGCAATCATCCTCGGTTTCGGCCGCGCGTTTGGTGAAACGATGATCGCGCTGATGGCCACCGGAAACGCGGCTCTGACGTCATGGAATTTCTTTGAATCGGTTCGCACGATGTCCGCGACCATCGGCGCGGAAATGGCGGAAGTCGAATTTCACAGTGTGCACTACGGCGTGCTTTTCCTCATTGGAGCGGTGCTTTTTGTTGTGACATTCTCGCTGAATGCGATAGCGGAATTCTATGTGCGGAAGCGGCTTATCAAGCGCTTCCAGGGGAATTGA
- a CDS encoding phosphate ABC transporter permease PstA produces the protein MTSKNPLRDLAAALGSVLLAVAVLAALLLLLPWYSALGGVAVIVAGVTLLWRRLGMQTKRSVSENIFVILSGSAAFIIIIFVVYFLIHIFLLGKENLSWSFFFEAPAEGLTEGGIFPAIIGTAMLVIIMALAGVPVGTITAIYLTEYASERSIIARFIRFAVNTLAGVPAIVFGLFGLGFFIGTVGKQMDTWSRDSRMQRIEQIFSTGTSPFSDDGKATTVEVKRLFESDDSEYWAEQIDGLKIMDEVNGAGALIERARYMTYYADASRPKWGQPALIWAALTMALLTLPVVIVSVEEAIKAVPKDLREASLALGATKWETIRRVVIPGAFTGIMTGGILAVSRGAGEVAPILFTGAAYYLPELPGSLSSQFMELGYHIYVLTTQSTDVEATKPLLYATTFTLLILTFALNFSAIFLRSRIRARLNRLGQ, from the coding sequence ATGACGTCAAAGAATCCACTTCGTGACCTGGCGGCGGCCCTCGGATCAGTTTTGCTCGCTGTTGCTGTTCTTGCAGCGTTGCTCCTCCTCCTGCCTTGGTACTCGGCTCTGGGAGGCGTTGCCGTGATTGTTGCGGGCGTGACTCTGCTGTGGCGCCGTCTCGGCATGCAGACCAAACGCTCGGTCAGCGAAAACATCTTTGTGATCCTCTCCGGCAGCGCGGCATTTATCATCATCATCTTTGTCGTCTATTTTCTCATACACATCTTCCTGCTCGGGAAGGAAAATCTCTCGTGGAGTTTCTTCTTTGAGGCGCCCGCGGAAGGCCTTACCGAGGGAGGCATATTCCCGGCGATCATCGGCACGGCCATGCTCGTCATTATCATGGCTCTTGCAGGGGTGCCCGTGGGAACCATCACCGCCATTTACCTCACCGAGTATGCGAGTGAAAGGTCAATCATCGCGCGATTCATACGCTTTGCAGTAAATACTCTCGCGGGAGTACCCGCCATCGTCTTCGGACTCTTCGGTCTGGGCTTCTTCATCGGCACCGTGGGTAAACAGATGGACACTTGGTCTCGAGATTCCCGCATGCAACGAATCGAGCAGATATTCTCCACGGGTACGTCTCCATTTTCAGACGACGGAAAGGCGACCACCGTCGAGGTGAAACGCCTGTTTGAAAGCGACGACAGTGAATACTGGGCGGAGCAGATCGACGGCCTGAAAATCATGGACGAGGTGAACGGTGCTGGAGCTCTCATAGAGCGCGCCCGATATATGACGTACTATGCCGATGCGTCACGGCCCAAGTGGGGGCAGCCGGCGCTCATCTGGGCTGCATTGACCATGGCATTGCTGACTCTTCCGGTGGTCATCGTCTCGGTGGAAGAGGCGATTAAAGCTGTGCCCAAGGACCTGCGCGAAGCGAGTCTCGCGTTGGGCGCGACAAAGTGGGAGACAATCCGCCGCGTCGTGATACCGGGCGCCTTTACGGGTATCATGACCGGCGGCATTCTTGCAGTAAGCCGTGGCGCGGGCGAGGTGGCACCCATCCTGTTTACGGGCGCTGCGTATTATCTGCCGGAACTGCCGGGCTCTCTCTCATCACAGTTCATGGAACTCGGCTATCACATCTACGTTCTTACCACGCAGTCGACCGATGTGGAGGCGACGAAGCCGCTGTTATATGCGACAACGTTTACCCTTCTCATCCTCACCTTCGCGTTAAACTTCTCGGCCATCTTCCTCCGTTCGCGAATCCGCGCACGTTTGAACCGCTTGGGCCAATAA
- a CDS encoding phosphate ABC transporter ATP-binding protein: MKDTEAKIVTRSLDLYYGQKQALKDISIDIQPNQVTAFIGPSGCGKSTFLRTLNRMNDLIDGVKISGEVCIDGLNIYDRNIDVVELRKRIGMVFQKSNPFPKSIYDNIAYGPRVNGIRDKRRLDEIVEESLKSAAIWDEVKDRLKDSALGLSGGQQQRLCIARSLAVNPGILLMDEPASALDPISTAKIEELIFELKDTYTIVIVTHNMQQAARVSDYTAFFYLGELIEYDLTRTIFTNPSKKQTEEYVTGRFG; the protein is encoded by the coding sequence ATGAAAGACACCGAAGCAAAAATCGTTACGCGTTCCCTCGACCTGTACTACGGCCAGAAACAGGCCCTGAAGGATATTTCGATCGACATTCAACCGAATCAGGTAACCGCATTTATCGGTCCGTCCGGATGCGGGAAGTCGACATTCCTCCGAACGCTGAACCGTATGAACGACCTCATCGACGGAGTGAAAATCAGCGGTGAAGTATGCATCGACGGGTTAAATATTTACGACAGGAATATCGATGTTGTGGAACTCCGTAAGCGCATCGGCATGGTGTTCCAAAAATCCAATCCATTCCCAAAATCGATCTACGACAATATCGCGTATGGCCCCCGGGTGAACGGGATCAGGGACAAGCGCCGTCTCGACGAGATCGTGGAAGAAAGTCTTAAGTCGGCGGCCATCTGGGACGAAGTCAAGGACCGTCTGAAGGACTCCGCGCTGGGACTGTCCGGCGGCCAGCAACAGAGATTGTGCATTGCTCGCAGCTTGGCTGTGAACCCCGGCATCCTTCTCATGGATGAACCCGCCAGCGCGCTTGATCCTATCTCAACGGCGAAGATCGAAGAACTCATCTTCGAGCTCAAGGACACGTACACAATCGTCATTGTGACGCATAACATGCAGCAAGCAGCGCGCGTGAGCGATTACACTGCATTTTTTTATCTCGGTGAACTCATCGAGTACGACCTCACACGAACCATCTTTACGAATCCATCCAAGAAGCAGACGGAAGAGTACGTCACGGGCCGTTTCGGCTGA